GCGCCCCCTGCCCCGGCGGTGGTGGCGGCGCCCGTGGATATCTCGTCGCCTGAATACGGCAAGGCTCAGGCAACGCTGACCAACGACGACGTGACGGCGATGAAGCAACAGATCGCCAATCAGCAGTTGAAGGTCGATTCGCTCGAAGACGCGGCGCAGACCGGACCGATCGCCGGTCTGTCGGTGACGGGCTATATCGATCCGACCTATATCTATAACCGCGCGCAGAGCAGTTCGTCGTTCCTGTTCGCGAACCACGAAAGCAGCTACAACTACTTCAACAGCACGTTCGGCGACCTGTACCTCGACATCAAGAAGACTTTCGGTGTCGGCCCGATGGCGCCGTCGGCGGAAATCACGTTGATGCCCAATCGCGGCAACGGCATTACGCTGCTGCAGAATTCGCACGGCAATATCGGCAACAACATCCTGAATACGGCGGTGGTCAACGTGCCGCTGACGGCGAGCACGACGCTCGTGGCCGGTTTGATTCCGAGCTTCGGCGGCTATGAAGTGCAGCAGTCGAACCAGATGCTCACGCTCACGCACAACCTGCTGTACGACTTCTCGGATCCGGGCAGCTATGTCGGGATCGGCGCGAACTACACGGCCGGCAACTGGGCGTGGAAGTTCTTCCTCGGCAACGAGCAGTACCGCACCTATGGCGCGACGACGCAGATCGGCACCAACGCGCTGGGCGACCCGATCACGACCAGCAACAAGATCCCGACCTTCACCGCGCGTACCGACTACACATGGTCGAGCGCGCTGGATATCGGCGGATCGTTCAATATCGGGCGTCAGACCTTGCCTAGCGCGATCGACGCGAACGGCGTGGTCAGCTACGGCGTAGGCGGCCAGGCGCCGAGCTCGGGCGGTACCTTCTTCTTCACCGAAGCCGACCTGACCTATACGCTCGCCGACGTGCAGTACAACGCCGAGATCGACTACGGTCAGCAGCAAAACGCCGCGTACAACGGCGGCCAGGCGCAGTGGTACGGCCTGTCGCTGCTCGCGCACCGCAAGTTCAACCTGCCGGTGGTGGGCCGCATGGGCGCGACCCTGCGCTATGACCTGCTGGTCGACAGCAAGAACGGCGGCGGCGGTGGCGGCATCGCGTTGAACGGCAACGGCATGGACACGGCGAACGGCTTCGGCATCGGCGCGGACTGTCTGGCCAATTCGCAGGCGAACGGCGGCCTTGGCTTCGAGTGCAAGGGCGCAACCCGCCAGGACGTGTCGCTCGACCTGCTGTTCTATCCGACCCAACAGATCACGGTCAAGGTGGAATATCGCCACGACTGGGCCAACAAGCAGGTGTTCCTGAAGAACGACGGTTCGTACGGCAAGTCCAACGACCTGCTCGCGACCCAGTTCATCTACTCGTTCTAATCCGCTCTGCCGGCGCGTGGCCTTGCAGGAAAGGCCACGCGCACAGGCTCATTCCGCACGCACTGCCTATGCTCCGATTCTCGAACCAGCCTCACGTCGCCTCGTACTACGCCGCCACCGCCAACGACACCACCCGCTATCCCGCGCTCGAAGAAACGATGACCGTCGACGTCTGCGTGATCGGCGCAGGCCTCACCGGCATTTCCACTGCGCTGAACCTTGCCGAACGCGGCCATTCGGTCGCGGTGCTCGAAGCATCGAAAGTCGGATGGGCGGCGAGCGGCCGCAATGGCGGCCAGTTGATCGGCGGCTTTGCGTGCGATATCGATACGTTCGCGAAGTACATGCCCGCGGACGACGTGAAGCGCGTTTGGGACATGGGGATCGAAACCCTCGATATCGTCAAGGAACGGGTCGCGAGGCATCAGATCGATTGCGACTTGACCATCGGCTATCTGACCGTTGCCAATAAGCCGCGCGATACCGACGCGCTGCAGAAATGGCGCGATGAAGCGCAACGGCGCTTCGGCTACGACCGCTTCAGTTATGTCGACGCCGACGGCGTGGGCAACTATGTCCAGTCCCAGCGCTACCTGGGCGGCCTGTTCGACGCGGACAGCGGCCATCTGCATCCGTTGAATTACACGCTTGGCCTCGCGCGCGCGGCACGCGAGGCCGGCGTGCGGATTTTCGAAGACAGCTGCGTCACCGCCTTGCGTGAAGAAAACGGCCTGCATGTCGCGCAGACCGCGCGTGGCGACGTGCGCGCGAAATTCGTCGTGCTCGCCTGCAACACCTACCTCGGCAAGCTTGCGCCGGAGGTGGCGAGCAAGATCATGCCGGTCGGCACCTACGTGATCGCCACCGAACCGCTCGACCCCGATCGCGCCGAAGCGCTGATGCCCGCCAAAGCCGCCGTGTGCGACAGCCGCTTCGTGCTCGACTATTTCCGGCCCGCGCCCGATCACCGCTTGCTGTGGGGCGGCAAGGTGAGCTACTCGACGTTCGCACCGCGCAACCTCGGCGAAGCGATGCGCCGCGATATGCTCAAAACCTTTCCGCAACTCGACGATGTCAAAATCGCCTATGCGTGGGGCGGTTTCGTCGATATCACCATGAACCGCGCGCCGCATTTCGGCCGGCTCTCGCCGACCGTGTATTTCGCGCAAGGCTTCTCAGGGCACGGCGTGAACACGACCGGTCTCGCGGGCAAGCTGATCGCCGAGGCGATCGACGGCCAGGCGTCGCGCTTCGATCTGTTCGGCAAGATTCGCCACCGCGACTTTCCTGGCGGCGCTACACTGCGCACCCCTGCCCTCGTCCTCGCGATGGCGTGGTATCGAATGAAGGACCTGCTTTGATGAATGCTCCGACGCCTGGCTTCAACACACTCGATCTGCGCGCCGACGCGCTGATCGCCAACTCCTACTATGAGGCGAGCGCAGTCCGTCCGCTCACCGACGACCCCGCGCTCGACGGCACGCTCGAAGCCGACGTGTGCGTGATCGGCGCGGGCTTCTCCGGTTTGTCGGTGGCGCTGGAGTGCCGCGCGCGCGGGCTCTCGGTGGTCGTGCTCGATGCGCACCGTCCCGGCTGGGGCGCGTCGGGCCGCAACGGCGGGCAGACGCTCGTAGGTTTCGCGAAAGACGAGATCATGGAGCGCCAGCTCGGTCTCGACGGTGCGCGAGCCGCGTGGGCAATGTCGGTGGAAGGTGTAGCGCTCGTGCGCGAGCGCATCGAGCGTTATGGCATCGACTGCGATTTCACGTCCGGCTATCTGACGGTCGCCACCAAACCGAAACGCGTGCCCGATCTGCGTGCGTGGATGGAATCGGCTTCGCAACGCTGGGGGTATGCCAGGCTCGCGTGGCTCGATACCGACGAAATTCGTGCACGGGTTGCGTCGCGACGCTATCTGGCCGGTGTCTACGATCCGTTTTCCGGCCATCTGCATCCGCTCAAATACTGTCTGGGTCTCGCCGCTGCGGCGCGCCGCGAAGGCGCGCAATTGTTCGCCCATTCGCCCGTCATCGAAGTCGTGCGCGGGGCGCGCCCCGTGGTGCGTACCGCGCGCGGCGAAGTGCGCTGCCGCTTCGTCGCGGCCTGCGGCAATGCGACGATCGGCGAGGTGCTGCCCGTGCCGGTCGCCGCGCGCATCGCGCCGATCGCGTCGTATATCGTCGCCACCGAACCGCTCGGCAAGGAACGCGCGGATGCGTTGATCAAAGGCCGCGAAGCGATTTGCGACAACAACTTCTTTCTCGACTACTTCCGTTTGTCGGCGGACCATCGCGTGCTGTTCGGCGGGCGGGCGAGTTCGACCGGCGCATCGCCCGTGCAACTCGGTGAAGAGATTTGCCAACGCATGATCGCCGTATTCCCGCAACTCGCCGATGTGAAAATCGACTATGCGTGGGGCGGCTTTGTCGACGTGACGCGCAATCGTGCGCCTGATTTTGGCTCGATCGATCCGAATTACTTCTACGTGCAAGGGTTTTCCGGGCACGGCGTCGCGCTGACAGGCATTGCCGGGCGCGTGGTGGCCAAAGCGATGGCGGGCGAGACGGCCGCTTTCGATCTGTTCGCGCGCTTGCGCCATGCGCGTTTTCCGGGTGGTCCGGCGTTGCGGGGGCCGGCGCTGGAACTCGGGATGATGTATCACCGGATCCTCGAGTTGTTCTAGCCGTCGTTGCTCGTCAGGAACAGCACACGCGCGCGCCGCTGTGCCGTCTTTCCCTTCTCCACGCTTTCGCCACGCCTAACGCGCCGCCGGGTCGACGCGTGAGCCTGGCTCGCCTTTCCCTCCCCTGCGCCTCGACCCGATTTTCTCTTTTAAGCGTTTACCCGCAAAACCCAATTTGTCGACTATTTATCGATAAATTCTCGTGTTAGATTGCTTCGCCTGTGAGCCAGTGCAACCTGGCGCAACCAACCGGCGCCCACGTGCAACCCGTGCGCTCCGGAACAAAAGCACGCATCCGGCAGCACACAATAACGACACATCAGCGACGCAGCAAGGAGAACAGCATGGGGGTTTTAATCGGCGTGCCGATCGTCGTATTCGGCTTCGCAATGCGCTTTAACGCGCTACTGGTCGTGACGATCGCGGGGATCGTCACGGGCATCGCCGGCGGCTTGCAGCCGGTCGAGATCGTCAGCGCATTCGGCAAGGCATTCGCGGATAACCGCTACATGGGGCTGATCTGGCTGACGCTGCCGGTCATCGCGCTGCTGGAGCGCAACGGCCTGAAAGAACAGGCGAGGCACCTGATTTCGCGCCTGCACGCCGCCACCACCGGCCGTGTGCTGATGCTGTACTTCGTGATCCGCCAGATCACGGCGGCGCTCGGGCTGACATCGCTCGGCGGCCACGCGCAGATGGTGCGTCCGCTGATCGCGCCGATGGCGGAGGCCGCCGCCGCGAACCGCTACGGTGAACTACCGGACGCGGTGCGCCAGCAGATCCGCGCGAATGCATCGGCGGTCGACAACATCGCCGTGTTCTTCGGCGAAGACATTTTCATTGCGATCCAGTCGATCCTGCTGATCAAGGGCTTCCTCGAACAGAACGGCATCGCGGTCGAACCGCTGCAGGTGTCGGTGTGGGCGATTCCCACGGCCGTGGCCGCGCTTCTGATTCATGTCGTGCGCCTGATCCTGCTGGACCGCAATCTCTCGCATAAGATGACCGCGTACGGCCGAGGTATCGCACGATGATGGTCAAACTCGAATCACTCTACGTGCTGGCCGGTTTGATGTTTGCCGCCTTCGCCCTGTTCAATCTGCGGGATCGTTCGAATCCGCGCCGCATCGGCAACTTCCTGTTCTGGGGGATCTACGCGATCACTTTCCTGTTCGGCGGAGAACTGCCGCACTTCGTGACAGGCTGCCTCGCCATCGCACTTGCCGTGATCGCCGGTTCCGGCAAGCTCGGCAAGGGCAAGACGGACAACAATACGGAAGCCGCCGCCACGCGCCGCGAAGCGAATGCGCAGCGCTTCGGCAACACGCTATTCATTCCGGCGCTGCTGATTCCGTTCATCACGTTGCTCGGCACGTTGGCGCTCAAACACGCGCCATTCGTCGAAGCGAAGAACGTCACGCTGATTTCGCTCGTATTGGGCACGCTGGTCGCGTTCGGCGCGGCGCTCTTCATGCTGCGCGACTCGCCGGTGCACGCATTGAAAGACGCGCGGCACACCATGGACACCGTCGGCTGGGCCGCCATTCTTCCGCAGATGCTGGCCGCCCTCGGGGCGCTGTTCGCCGTCGCGGGCGTGGGCCACGTAGTGTCGGATCTGGTGAAAACGTGGATTCCGCTCGACTCCGCCTTCGCGGTGGTGGCCGCTTATACGTTCGGCATGGCGATCTTCACGATGATCATGGGCAACGCATTCGCCGCGTTCCCTGTCATGACCGCGGGTATCGGCCTGCCGTTGATCGTGCATCAATTCCACGGCAACCCCGCCATTCTGGGCGCTATCGGCATGCTGTGCGGCTTTTGCGGCACTTTGATGACCCCGATGGCGGCCAACTTCAATATCGTGCCGGCCGCGCTGCTGGAGCTGAAAGATCAGAACGGCGTGATCAAGGCGCAATGGCCGACCGCTTTACTATTGTTGATCGTCAACACCATACTGTTATATCTGTTCGTATTCCGCTTTTGAGGAGGCGCCGATGACTACTCTGCTCACTCGCGAATTCGCGTCGAAATTCGCCAATCTCGCGCTTGCCCATCTCACGCGCGAATATCCGAACAAGCTGACCCACTCGCTCGCCGGACCGCAAGACGTGCAGGGCCCGCGCGCGCTGCACCCGATTTTTTACGGCAGCTACGACTGGCATTCGTGCGTGCACGGCTACTGGTTGATTCTGCATCTACTGGAACGCTTTCCCGATCTGCCTGAAGCGGCGCGCATCGTCGCGGTGGTCGACGAGCATTTCACCGCGGCGAATGTGGCCGGCGAGATTGCCTATCTCGATCTGCCGCATAACCGTGGTTTCGAGCGCCCGTATGGTTGGGCCTGGTTGCTCGCCCTCAGCGCGCAAATCGATTCGCTGAAACTCTCGGAAGCCGCGCGCTGGTCGAAAACTTTCGCGCCGCTCACCAAGGTGTTTGTCGAACGTTTCGAGGAATTCCTGCCGAAAGCGACCTACCCGTTGCGCGTGGGCACGCACTTCAACATGGCCTTCGCGTTGGCGCTGACGCTGGATTTCGCACGGCAAACGTCGCGCGAATCGCTGGAAGTACTGGTCGTGAATACCGCGGAACGCTGGTTCGTGGACGACGTCGCGTGTCAGGCGTGGGAGCCGGCCGGCGACGAATTCCTCTCGCCTTCGCTGATGGAAGCGGAGCTCATGCGCCGGGTGTTGCCGCCCGCGCAATTCGTCGACTGGTTCGGCCGCTTTCTGCCGAACCTCGGCGCGAAAAAACCCGCTACGCTGTTCGAGCCCGTCACCGTAACGGATCGCACCGACGGCAAGATCGCTCACCTCGACGGCCTGAATCTGAGCCGCGCATGGTGCCAGCGTTCGCTGGCGCGCGCGCTGCCCGCCGGCGACATTCGCCGCACAGTCCTGTTCGACGCAGCCGAGCGCCATCTGCAAAGCGCACTACCGCACGTGGCCGGTGATTATATGGGCGAGCACTGGCTCGGCACATTCGCCACGCTCGCGCTGCAAGCCTGATAAGGCCTGATTCAAGGCTCCAAATCCAATTTTTATGGGCGGCCTCGTCCGCTGAAACGACGAAAGCGGCGCCGCACGCGCGAAACGGTTTCTCTCACCAACCGTTTCGCACCGCGAGCGCCGCTTTGTCATGATCGCGCCCAACTCGAGCCGCTTCTTGCGGCTCAGCCGGCGACCACGCCGGCTTTCTGCATCACTGCCCCGTCAGCTTCTTCGGCTTCGGCGGCGCTTGAACCTTGTTGTACTGGAATGCGGGGGTCGCCTTCAAGGCGTCTTTGGTGGCGCCGGCCAGATAGAAATTGCCCTGGCGGATATCCAGTGCCGCGATGGGCACCGCAACGTCGTGCGAGGCCACGCCGAGGAATCCACCGGCGGAGACGATTGCGGCGGACAGCGAGCCGTCCGGCGCAACCACCAGATCGCGGACCGTACCGATCTTCTCGTTCTGATCGTTGTACACCGTCTTGCCGAGAATGCTCTTCTTCACACTCCAGCCGCTCAGCAGTGCGGTCGACTGTTCGACGGTGACGCTCAGCGGTTGCGTGCCGGCGACTTGCGCCTGCGCACCCAGGCTGGTTGCAGCTACTGCGACGACAACAACTAGTTTGCCCAAAGTCATATGGTTCACTCCGTATTTAAAGACTTGATCGGCACATGGCCTGCGCCAAAAGGAATCGCTGCAGCACGATCATACAGATTGCGCCGCGCGGCTGCATCCAGCGTGGCGCAAGGCCGCATGCGCGCCACTTCACGCGCCTGCGTTGCCACGCCCGGCGCTGGCGTCACGACCCGAAGCGCATGGCGGTAAAATCGTGCAAGGCGATCACGCCCGCTTTAGAGGTGGCAGTTTGACTGAGCTTGAACAGGGTTTCATTTTGACCCGACATTGGCGGGATACGCCCGCCGGCACGGAAGTCGATTTCTGGCTGGCAACGCACAGCGGGCCCCGTCACATCCGTCTGCGCCCTCAGCCTTCGGTCGCGTTCATTCCCGCGGAGCACCGCGAGCGGGCCGAAACGATCCTGCGCCGCGAAACACCGCTCGATCTGCGCCCGCTCGATCTCCGCGACTTTCAGCATCGGCCGGTAATGGGACTTTATTGCCTGCAGTACCGGCAATTGACGGGGTTCGAAAAACGCCTGAAGCAAGGCGGGGTCGATGTCTACGAAGCCGACATCTTCCCGCCTGAACGCTACATGATGGAGCGCTTCATCACGGCGCCGGTATGGTTTACCGGCGATGCGCCGGGCAACGGCAACCACGGCCCGCTTCTGAACAGCGAACTCAAGCCGGCCACGGGTTATCGCCCGCCCTTGAAACTCGTTTCGCTCGATATCGAAACCAGCGCTCATGCCGAGCTGTATTCGATCGCGCTGGAAGGTTGCGGGCAGCGCCAGGTGTATATGCTGGGGCCGCCCAACGGCGACGCGAGCACGCTCGACTTCGACCTCGAATACTGCGAAACCCGCGCACAGTTGCTGGAAAAACTGAACGTGTGGCTGGAGCGGCACGATCCCGATGCGATCATCGGCTGGAATCTGGTGCAGTTCGATCTGCGTGTGCTGCAGCAGCACGCCGAACAATATCGCGTACCGCTGCGGCTCGGCCGCGGCGGCGCGGTCATGGAATGGCGCGAGCACGGGCTCAAACAGAACCATTTTTTTGCCGGCGCCGCGGGGCGGCTGATTATCGACGGCATCGAGGCGCTGCGCTCCGCGACATGGAGTTTCCCCTCGTTCAGTCTCGAACACGTCGCGCGCTCGGTGCTCGGCGAAGGCAAGTCGATCGACAACCCGTATCAGCGCATGGACGAAATCCAGCGCCGCTTCGACGAAGACAAGCCCGCGCTCGCACAATACAACCTCAAGGACTGCGAGCTGGTCACGCGCATCTTCGCCAGAACGGAGCTGCTGCCGTTCCTGCTGGAGCGCGCGAGCGTCACCGGTCTGCCGGCGGATCGCAGCGGCGGATCGGTGGCGGCGTTCACGCATCTGTATATGCCGCGGATGCATCGGCAAGGCTATGTCGCGCCCAATCTCGGCGACGTGGCCGGCGCCGCGAGCCCCGGCGGCTTCGTGATGGATTCGCGGCCCGGCCTCTACGACTCCGTGCTGGTGCTGGACTACAAGAGCCTGTATCCGTCCATCATCCGCACCTTTCTGATCGACCCGGTCGGCCTGGTGGAAGGCATGCTGAATCCCGCCGACGATCAGTCGGTGCCCGGCTTTCTCGGCGCGCGCTTTTCGCGCACGCGCCATTGTCTGCCATCGATCGTCGGGCAGGTCTGGCAAGGCCGTGAAACCGCCAAACGCGAGAACAACAAGCCGCTTTCGCAGGCATTGAAGATCATCATGAACGCCTTTTACGGCGTGCTGGGATCGACTGGCTGCCGCTTCTTCGATCCGCGTCTCGCCTCGTCGATCACCATGCGCGGCCATGAAATCATGCACACCACGCGCGAATTGATTCAAGGCGAAGGCTACGAGGTCATTTACGGCGACACGGATTCGACCTTCGTGTGGCTCAAGCACGCGCATAGCGAGGCGGACGCGGGGCGTATCGGCCGGGCGCTGGTCGAGCATATCAATGCGTGGTGGCGGCAGAATCTGCGGCAGCGCTTCGGACTCGACAGCGCGCTCGAACTGCAATTCGAACGGCATTATCGGCGCTTCTTCATGCCGACCATTCGCGGCGCCGAGGAAGGCAGCAAGAAACGCTACGCCGGGCTCACGGTTTTGCCTGACGGCAGCGAGGACATCGTCTATAAAGGGCTCGAAACGGTACGCACGGACTGGACGCCGCTCGCGCAACAGTTTCAGCAGGAACTCTACCGGCGCATCTTCACGCAGCAGCCGTATCAGGATTACGTGCGCGACTATGTGCGCGATACGCTCGAAGGCAAGCTCGACGATCAGCTCGTGTATCGCAAGCGCGTGCGCAGGCCGCTCGGCGAATATGAGCGTAACGTGCCGCCCCATGTGCGCGCGGCGCGTGTGGCGGACGAATTCAACCGGCGGCAGGGACGCCCGCTGCAATACCAGAACGGCGGCTGGATCAGCTACGTGATGACGGTTGCCGGGCCTGAGCCGCTGGAAACGCTGCGCTCGGCGATCGATTACGAACACTATCTGACGCGGCAACTGCAGCCCGTCGCGGACGCGATCCTGCCGCTGCTGCGCGATGATTTCACCACCTTGATGTCAGGGCAACGGCCCTTGTTTTAAGGCAGTGCTAGCATCGGGCGAATCGACGCAAAGCAAAGCTCACGCATGAAGGAGGCGAAATTGAACGCGGCAGGCGAGCTGAAGGACGAGGCGCACACCCCTATCAATCGCGTGTTTTCGAACGGTGCGCTCAGTATCGGGCTCACTTTGCCGATGTTGCGCGCCGGCGCCGTCGTGGCCGATTTCGACGAGCAACTCGCGCTCGCGCGCCTCGCCGACGAACGCGGCTTTCGCGCACTCTGGATACGCGACGTGCCGTTGAACAGCGCGGATTATCCGGACCCTGTCGGCCATCTCGACCCGTGGGTGCTGGTCGGCGCGCTCGCCATAAGCACTCGGCGTATCGCGCTGGCGAGCGGCGCCATCGTGCTCACGCTGCGTCATCCGCTGCATATCGCCAAGGCGGCCGTGTCCGCCGGCTCGCTCAGCCACGGGCGCTTCATTCTGGGGCTGGGTTCAGGCGACCGCCCACCGGAATATGCCGCGTTCGGCCAGAACTCCGACGAGCGCCGCGAACTGTATCGCCGTCACTGGGAAACGGTTGCTGCCGCGCTCGGCGAACCGTCTCGCGTGATTCCCGATCGCTCGCCAGAAGGCGCGCCGAGCTTTCGGCTGCTGCCCGAGAACTCGCATGCGGTGCCGATGCTCGCCGTGGGTTCGGGCGGACAGAGCGTCGACTGGATTGCGCGCCATTCGCTGGGGTGGATGACCTACCATCGTGAACCGGACGCGCAGCGGGCACGCTACAGCATGTGGCGCGCCGCCGCCGAACGCGTGGCGCCCGAGGCCTTTCGCGCGTTCGGCGTCGCCATGCGGCTGGACCTCAGCCGCGATCCGCATGAACCGGCGCAGGCCGTTTCACTGGGCTACCGGACCGGCCGGCATGCGTTGATCGACGTACTGACGCAGATGCGCGCGGACGGGACGCATCATGTGACGTTCAATCTGTCATCGGAGCGTCCCGTCGCCGAGGTGGTCGGTGAATTGGCCGACGAAGTGTTGCCGCAGTTTCACCAAGAGAAGTGAAGCGCGCGCCGCGCCTCTACTTCGAAATCTTTTCCAGCTCGAGCCCTTTCGTGCGCGGCCCGATCAATCCAATCGCCAGCATCACGATCAGCATCGCCCCGGCGATGAACACAAAAACGCCCACCGTACCGAACTGTTTTAACACCGCTGCAATCAGAAACGCAGTGAAAATCGCGGAAAAGCGGCTCCACGAATAAACGAAACCCACCGCGCGCGCCCGAATGCTGGTCGGAAACAGCTCAGTCTGATACGCGTGGTAGCTGTACGAAATGATGTTGCCCGCGAGCGTCAGACACACGCCGAGACTCACCAGCAATACGGCCCCCGATGCCTGGCTGAACCATAACCCGCAGACGATGTTCACACCCGCCATCACCACGATCACCGTCTTGCGCTCGAAGCGGTCGCCGATGAAGAGCCCGATGATCGGCCCAAGCGGCGCGGCCAGCGCGATCACGCTCGAATACATCAGACTCGTGGTAATCGTAATGCCCTGCTTGATCAACAGCGTCGGCACCCAGTTCGCAAAGCCGTAAAAGCCCACTGTCTGGAAGATATTGAAGATCGTCATCATCAGCGTGCGGCTGCGGTACGGCCGCACCCACATATCGCGGAAGCTGCCGCGCGGGGCGACCGGCACCGCCGGCGCGGGCGGCGGCAGTTCGCGCCCGTACTCGCGGCGCACTTTCGCTTCGAGCTCGGTCATCACGCGATCGGCCTCGGCGAGACGTCCTTGTTGGGCAAGCCAACGCGGGCTTTCCGGCAAAGCGCGGCGAATCCACCACACGAACAGCGCGCCATGTGCACCGATCAGCACGACCCAGCGCCAGCCGTCAAGGCCGAGCAGCGTGCGCGGCACCAGCAGATACGAAAGAAACGCCACCACCGGCACGGCCGTAAAGCCGACCGCCTGCTCGCACGCGAATGCACGGCCGCGAATCTGCTTGGGCACCAGCTCGGAGATATACGTGCCGATCGTCACGAGTTCGACGCCGATGCCGACGCCCGCCACGAAGCGCCAGAAGTTCAGTCCCGTCGCCGTTTCCTGAAACGCCATCACGACGTTGGCCGCCGTGTACCACAGCAGCGAATACGTAAACACCGCACGGCGTCCGAAGCGATCCGCCAGAAAGCCGCACGCGATCGTGCCGATAAAAAGGCCGCTGAACAGCGCGGCGATAAAGCTCGCGACGCCGGTCGAGCCGAACAGGCCATGCGTGGTCGCGGTGAGCAGGCCGCTTTTGACGAGACCCGGCGCGACGTAGCCTGAATACAGCAGATCGTAGAGTTCGAAGAAGAAGCCGAGGCTTAGCAGCACCACCAGCTTCCAGATGGAACGCGTGGCGGGCAGCCGGTCGAGGCGCGCGGAAATGCTGCCGGCGTCGAGCGGCGCGGCCGCGGCCGCTGCTGTCGCCGCTGCGATTGCCGCGTGATCGGAATATGCCGCGCCGCCGCTCTTCGCGACGGAGCCGGCATGATCTGGGGATGCCATGTTGTCTGTCTCCTCATGAGGCGGGCGAAAGTTTGGGGCTCGCCAGGCCGGTCTCGTGCCGGCCTCTCGTACTGTCGCAAGTC
Above is a genomic segment from Paraburkholderia aromaticivorans containing:
- a CDS encoding DNA polymerase II; amino-acid sequence: MTELEQGFILTRHWRDTPAGTEVDFWLATHSGPRHIRLRPQPSVAFIPAEHRERAETILRRETPLDLRPLDLRDFQHRPVMGLYCLQYRQLTGFEKRLKQGGVDVYEADIFPPERYMMERFITAPVWFTGDAPGNGNHGPLLNSELKPATGYRPPLKLVSLDIETSAHAELYSIALEGCGQRQVYMLGPPNGDASTLDFDLEYCETRAQLLEKLNVWLERHDPDAIIGWNLVQFDLRVLQQHAEQYRVPLRLGRGGAVMEWREHGLKQNHFFAGAAGRLIIDGIEALRSATWSFPSFSLEHVARSVLGEGKSIDNPYQRMDEIQRRFDEDKPALAQYNLKDCELVTRIFARTELLPFLLERASVTGLPADRSGGSVAAFTHLYMPRMHRQGYVAPNLGDVAGAASPGGFVMDSRPGLYDSVLVLDYKSLYPSIIRTFLIDPVGLVEGMLNPADDQSVPGFLGARFSRTRHCLPSIVGQVWQGRETAKRENNKPLSQALKIIMNAFYGVLGSTGCRFFDPRLASSITMRGHEIMHTTRELIQGEGYEVIYGDTDSTFVWLKHAHSEADAGRIGRALVEHINAWWRQNLRQRFGLDSALELQFERHYRRFFMPTIRGAEEGSKKRYAGLTVLPDGSEDIVYKGLETVRTDWTPLAQQFQQELYRRIFTQQPYQDYVRDYVRDTLEGKLDDQLVYRKRVRRPLGEYERNVPPHVRAARVADEFNRRQGRPLQYQNGGWISYVMTVAGPEPLETLRSAIDYEHYLTRQLQPVADAILPLLRDDFTTLMSGQRPLF
- a CDS encoding LLM class oxidoreductase, translating into MKEAKLNAAGELKDEAHTPINRVFSNGALSIGLTLPMLRAGAVVADFDEQLALARLADERGFRALWIRDVPLNSADYPDPVGHLDPWVLVGALAISTRRIALASGAIVLTLRHPLHIAKAAVSAGSLSHGRFILGLGSGDRPPEYAAFGQNSDERRELYRRHWETVAAALGEPSRVIPDRSPEGAPSFRLLPENSHAVPMLAVGSGGQSVDWIARHSLGWMTYHREPDAQRARYSMWRAAAERVAPEAFRAFGVAMRLDLSRDPHEPAQAVSLGYRTGRHALIDVLTQMRADGTHHVTFNLSSERPVAEVVGELADEVLPQFHQEK
- a CDS encoding MFS transporter, coding for MASPDHAGSVAKSGGAAYSDHAAIAAATAAAAAAPLDAGSISARLDRLPATRSIWKLVVLLSLGFFFELYDLLYSGYVAPGLVKSGLLTATTHGLFGSTGVASFIAALFSGLFIGTIACGFLADRFGRRAVFTYSLLWYTAANVVMAFQETATGLNFWRFVAGVGIGVELVTIGTYISELVPKQIRGRAFACEQAVGFTAVPVVAFLSYLLVPRTLLGLDGWRWVVLIGAHGALFVWWIRRALPESPRWLAQQGRLAEADRVMTELEAKVRREYGRELPPPAPAVPVAPRGSFRDMWVRPYRSRTLMMTIFNIFQTVGFYGFANWVPTLLIKQGITITTSLMYSSVIALAAPLGPIIGLFIGDRFERKTVIVVMAGVNIVCGLWFSQASGAVLLVSLGVCLTLAGNIISYSYHAYQTELFPTSIRARAVGFVYSWSRFSAIFTAFLIAAVLKQFGTVGVFVFIAGAMLIVMLAIGLIGPRTKGLELEKISK